From a region of the Gossypium raimondii isolate GPD5lz chromosome 10, ASM2569854v1, whole genome shotgun sequence genome:
- the LOC128034032 gene encoding disease resistance protein RPP2B-like, with protein MGSTQGFTGLGTVSIEGIKLDMFQMDELQLCPSVFQNMLNLKYICFYDSKIEKGYRNPKFLIEQVDSISLPNKLRYLCWDYFPLKTLSSFNPKNLVMLILRSGNMEQLWNENDHMNLVNLREIDVSNCKKLRKIPNLSRALNLELLDCSYCESLFELPCLNHLASRDEDKLRLEGCYSLKKFPQVPSHFCYLDLRETEIQEVPDAIKYLHKLERLLLSKSKVEKVSINISKLELLSELNLSECPMVEFPKIPRSLTWLDLSGTGIEEAALSLDSLSNLQYLNMSGSSIQKLMCNITLFGSREFPTVDLPTPSLRSKILNHMRMDRCESLKLLSELPPYMQNLNVQCCTSLEKVSFADQDLYQFDSLGDDLFGMLFCNCINLNQESIDNIEENAMLKIGSLAKKWAARYDWKYQREDFPRLICCFPGNKISADKFKCQRMNSSLSLKIAPNRGSGSRFLVFAICLVADLTHCHRFKYLNCICEYHLTAAGGGDSKSYIGKISFFDCSEPNKYKGDHVFILSSNDMVEEDKNYEEASFKFYIIDNDDEVNEEEDYNKVERCGVHVFYVDATEKRVAGNKRSFSHDGEEGDGGLKRLK; from the exons ATGGGATCTACTCAAGGATTTACTGGGTTG GGGACCGTATCAATTGAAGGAATAAAATTAGACATGTTTCAAATGGATGAGCTGCAGTTATGTCCATCTGTTTTTCAGAACATGCTTAATCTTAAATATATTTGCTTCTATGATTCAAAGATTGAGAAGGGCTATCGAAATCCGAAGTTTCTTATAGAGCAAGTTGATAGTATATCTCTTCCTAATAAGCTAAGGTACCTTTGTTGGGATTATTTTCCCCTTAAAACTTTATCAAGTTTTAATCCAAAGAATCTTGTCATGTTGATATTACGAAGTGGCAATATGGAACAACTTTGGAATGAAAATGATCATATG AATCTTGTTAATTTAAGGGAAATTGACGTCTCAAATTGCAAAAAATTAAGGAAGATACCTAATCTTTCAAGAGCCCTCAACCTTGAACTCCTTGATTGCTCTTACTGTGAAAGTTTGTTTGAACTTCCTTGCCTCAATCATTTGGCATCTCGTGATGAGGATAAGCTTCGCCTTGAGGGATGTTATAGTCTCAAGAAGTTTCCTCAGGTCCCAAGTCACTTTTGTTATTTAGATTTACGAGAAACTGAAATACAAGAAGTACCTGATGCAATTAAGTATCTCCACAAACTTGAAAGATTGTTGTTGAGCAAATCAAAGGTAGAAAAAGTATCGATCAATATTTCAAAGTTGGAACTCCTTAGTGAATTGAATCTTAGTGAATGCCCAATGGTCGAATTTCCAAAAATCCCGAGGAGCTTAACATGGTTAGACTTATCTGGAACTGGAATTGAAGAAGCTGCCTTGTCGTTAGACTCTTTAAGTAATCTTCAATACTTAAATATGAGCGGCTCAAGTATTCAAAAGCTAATGTGTAATATCACCCTGTTCGGTTCCAGAGAGTTTCCAACTGTCGATTTGCCCACACCAAGCTTGAGGTCTAAAATCCTTAACCATATGAGGATGGATCGTTGCGAGAGCCTCAAATTACTCTCGGAGCTTCCACCATATATGCAAAACTTGAATGTACAATGCTGCACATCATTAGAAAAAGTTTCCTTTGCAGATCAAGATTTATATCAGTTCGATTCGTTAGGTGATGATTTGTTTGGCATGCTATTCTGTAATTGCATCAACTTGAATCAAGAGTCAATTGATAACATTGAGGAAAATGCCATGCTCAAAATTGGATCCCTAGCTAAGAAATGGGCAGCGAGATATGATTGGAAATACCAGCGAGAAGACTTTCCAAGATTGATTTGTTGTTTCCCAGGAAACAAAATTTCAGCAGATAAGTTCAAGTGTCAGAGAATGAATTCTTCCTTGAGTTTGAAGATTGCCCCAAATAGGGGTAGTGGGAGCAGATTTTTGGTTTTTGCTATTTGCCTTGTGGCTGATCTCACTCACTGCCATCGCTTTAAATATCTTAATTGTATTTGTGAGTACCACCTTACAGCCGCCGGTGGTGGTGATTCTAAAAGCTACATAGGTAAGATATCTTTCTTCGATTGTTCTGAGCCAAATAAGTACAAGGGTGATCACGTGTTTATTCTATCTAGCAACGACATGGTTGAAGAAGACAAGAACTATGAAGAGGCATCATTTAAATTCTACATCATCGACAATGATGATGAAgttaatgaagaagaagactATAACAAGGTGGAAAGATGTGGTGTTCATGTATTTTACGTGGATGCTACTGAAAAGAGAGTTGCTGGGAACAAAAGAAGCTTTAGCCATGATGGTGAAGAAGGGGATGGAGGACTTAAAAGATTGAAAtag